gtgcctgggtggatgtCAGAGTCTCGGTTCCAAAACCTGCATTAGCCCCAGGCTCAGCACTGACcacggagtctgcttcagattccctctccctctccctctgcccctctccccactcacacgtgctctaataaataagtacaatccttttttaaaaaaatacatttagtcCTCCTCTTAGGTGTTTTTTTCCAACACCAGCAAACAATTCTCCAATTCTCAGTGGACACTGGCCAGATATCCTACAAACTTCATTCACTTGTGACCATAAGCACGTGGAAttagtgtcagatcccacagcTTTAGGGATCAGTCCACAATACTGCCCCAAGTTCGGACACCTACTGCCAAGCCCAGATCCTTACCTGGCCTTCTGAGTCACTGGCTGTACATCTGAGGTTCCCAATGACATCCtctgggtttgattaatttgctacaGTAAgtacagaactcagggaaacatttgCTCCAACATTTCCCAGCTTGTTATAAgggatacagatgaacagccacCTGAAAAGGTATAGAGGGCAAGGTCCCACAGAGAAGAGTTTCTGTCCAAACCCAGTCCTTTTGGTTTTTTATAGAGGCTTCATTACACAGTCATGATTGACCGAATCATTGGCCACTGGTGACTGAATCTGCAGCCCCTGTCCCTTCAGcagaggtggggggagtggggactGAAAGCTTTAACCGTGTTAATCACATGGTTGGTGCCCCCTGGCAACCAGTCCCCAATCATAGGTCACCTAGGGGCTTTCCAGATGTGACCTCATTAATGTGACAAGACCCCTTTGTCACTCTTACCACTTAGGAGATCCAAGAGTTTTAGGGGCTCTGTACCAGGAAAGGAGATAAAGACCAAATATCGAACtccaatatgaaaatattaaaaaagaccGAATATATAGCTCTTAAAAGTCACAATATCACAAGCACCAAACCAAAATTTCTCACTTAACAGGTTTATTTTAGCAGCTCGGTTTTATTACattctacatatttaatgtatttatatttctatctgTTCTGCATAGATGGCATATTGACTTTTATAGTTGccttttttaatttgctatttgCTGCTACCTGGCCTGAAGAAAGAGTCAGGAAGACAAAAAACTTGCTTGGTGGATACATGGTGCAGCATTTAACTTCTCAGCAGCAGCATTTAACTTCTCGGCAGAACTTCACTTTGATGTCAGCTTCAGTgtcagcttttcttcctcttctttctcaaatCCTGAACAGACGAGAGATCTTCCTTTAGGGTAGCGAGCACAACACTTACGCAGTTCTTGAATGACAGCCTGACACTTAGATTCCACGTAGTTGTTGGCTGAAAGACACACAGGCAGACCCTAGTCAGAACCTAAGGCACGGGGAAGTTTAGATCAGTGCTTCCCACTCCTTTTCACCTCATTCTATCTACAGACTCGGAAGAAAGAGGACGTACCCAAGCCCACTCAATTCTTTCTGATGTACAGACTAGTCAACAGgctaatgggggggggggaagcatgATTTGCAAAGTGGTTGAgagatatttttagatttaaatatccttttctttGAGGTTAAGATCTTGGGTGCCCTTTTGTAGGACAGCCTGGCTGTGGGAGCTCCCTACCAAGTCCCTGCAACAGACCTTCGCAAACTGCCGCCTCGGGGCGAGTCCTAGTCTTTCTTACAGCTGTGGGCTAAGAGTGGTTCTTACATTTTTCCAAGGTTGtaaacacacccacacacccccacctcctcccccacatgCTACTCAACAAAGAGCTTCTGGCCTCCAAAGCCTAAAATCTTTCCTACCTGCCCTCTACAGAAATTATTTGTAGACCCTTATCGTACAGAGACCTCAGGTCGGAGGAACTTGACCTAAAGGTTTGAGGTCAGCTGCAGTTGATCTGAGCCCCCTAGTGCTAATGTGGGGCGCACTGGACTCAGTCTAGGATTAAAATAACCCAATTCTGACCACAAAGAATATAGCAGAGTGGCTGAGTCCAAGAGTGGAGCCAAACCAAAGGGGCTCCAATCCTTGCTGTTCTGCAAACCCTGGATAAGTTATTGAACTTCTAGAtcaatttctccatctataaaatgggggtcaTGGTAGCATCTGCCTCATGGATGAAAGGGTTAAAGGATCTAATCGGTTTAAAACCCTTATGGCTGTGCTTAATGCTAACTCTTAATCCTTCCAGTCCTTACTCCTCCCACGCTGTAGCCAGAGAGTGTCTCTAACTTGATCCTTGTTCTCCCTTAGCCATGTGTTGCTAATGCAAATAAGAATTTATTGACGAGAAGACATtgtgaaaaatatttccctttttctgaaaTTTGGAAGGAGGAAAGGATGAAGAAAGTAGCATTACTGTCATTGTACATCAGCATTTTAGATTAAgagatttttctgaaaaatctctTTGCTTACATCATAAAATGAAATGTCTGAGAATGAAGGTTAAAAGTCAAAGGCAATATACAAACAAGGGTTTTCTTTACTGGTGAATCTTTGGGTAAATTCTTAACATTTGTCCTTCAGACCCTTCCATATTTTCATGGGCATCCATCTCCATGTCCTACATTAATAAGGGGAAGTCACCAAAAATGTCAGTGTTGAAATTAAGAAAGCCATATGGCTTTATTCTATCTTCTTCCAATAATcattcactgatttaaaaaaaatcctctagcATTTGGTCAAACTTATTGGCCAACTTAAAACCAaattgggggaaagaaagaaaccaggtgGACAGATCACATCAAATATGCTTTAGCTGAAGTATGCTTTCGCCTTTAAGACTTAGTTGCTAACTTTGGCAGCCTGAATTCCAACTGCATTTTCAACCCCCCACTTGTAACCtgattgcttttaaaaagtgaagtataACCAACCCATTTAAAactagtctttttaaaaaaggactttgCTCAGCTTAGTAATTCTCAATTCTGGCTGTACATTAAAATTACCTGCTTAGCTTTCTACACTGATTCCTGCCCAGAACCCATCCTCAGGAAATCTGATTTAATTGTCCTAGGCAAGTTTTTAAAGCTCTTCAGGTAGTTCTAATGTACAACCAGGATGGCAAACATGAAAGTTGGATGacatcactttttattttctgcatctcGGATttgaaacaatgagaaaaaaaatcttcagaataaTTACAGAAGTATTGCATTTGAGAGGAGTTCCTATCATTTGCCAATAAAACGAAAAACTGGTCTCTTGTAAGTTCACAGATagagtggaaaaatatttttaaaaaagcatttaacataCTACCTTGTAAACATTTCTGTATTTCACAGGCTTGTTTCTGGCACGGATCCTTCTGCGGCATAtccagaaaactaaaataagaaaaatgatttttattttgtcttttatccaTAAAGACTTTAAAGCCCCTTTAGATGGGATTTTCTTCTGAGACAACCAGGTACGCTAGAAAACAATTGCACTAAAAAATACTCTTCCCATTCACAGGAtgaatcaattgtatttttataatatccatttcatttaatttggaaGACATAAATAgctttacatgaaaataaaaccttgaatTCAATCAACTCATCTTGAATATGGTAAACCAACTGTGGGCTAGAGGAGCGATGCCACAGCCCAGTAGGCCTCGCCCACCGCTCAGACCGTTCACAGAACCACCCTTGGTAAATGATTAAACTCCTTGAGCCTTTTTCCTTCTaattcatgtgtaaaatggagaCCATTCCTACCTACCTCAAACCATTAATGGAGGGATTAAGTGTGATAAAGTATATAAAGTGCACAGTCTAGTGCCCGGAAGGAAGGCAGTAAGGATTCCATACGTGGTAGCTATGATTCCCaagatctttcaaaaaaagta
The nucleotide sequence above comes from Canis lupus dingo isolate Sandy chromosome X, ASM325472v2, whole genome shotgun sequence. Encoded proteins:
- the CMC4 gene encoding cx9C motif-containing protein 4, encoding MPQKDPCQKQACEIQKCLQANNYVESKCQAVIQELRKCCARYPKGRSLVCSGFEKEEEEKLTLKLTSK